Below is a genomic region from Triticum dicoccoides isolate Atlit2015 ecotype Zavitan chromosome 5A, WEW_v2.0, whole genome shotgun sequence.
TCGCAGGCTCCATCCCGCCGGAGCTCTCCAACTGCACCAACCTCCAGTCGCTGGACCTGTCCTCCAACGCGCTGTCCGGGGCCATCCCGACGGAGCTATCCAAGCTGCTCAACCTGGCCGTGCTCAACCTCTCCGCCAACGCCCTCTCCGGTGCCATCCCGCGGGAGCTCGCGAGCTGCGCCTACCTCAACGTCATAGATCTCCACGGCAACCAGCTCTCCGGGCCCATCCCCGACGAGCTGGGCCTCCTCGTCCGTCTCTCCACCTTCGACGTCTCGTACAACCGGCTGTCCGGCCCCATCCCCGTGCTCCTCGCGAACCGCAgcatcgccggcggcggcggggcggtagCTGCGGGGACGACGGCGAGGTTCAATGCCAGCTCGTTCGCCGGGAACAAGGACCTGTACGGGTACCCTCTGCCGCCAATGCGAGGGCACGGGCTCTCCGTGCTGGCCATCGTCGGCATCGGCCTCGGCAGCGGGCTGCTCAGCCTCGTGCTCAGCTTCTCCGCCGTCTGCATCTGGCTCCGGTCCACCGACCGCACGGCCGCCACGCCTGGCGAGGAGGGCAAGATCTCACACCTCATGCCGGCCTACTGAACTCAGCCCGACTGCAACTAGGCAACATGCCGATGCCGGTGGTACTATCACAGATGCAACCAGCTCCTTGCGTCGAGTTGGAGTACGGATTTGATTTAATTTAACTCCAGACGATAGATTCGGGCCTGGTAATCCGGGCGTGGTTGGATTCTCTGAGCCAAGATTGGACCCTGGGGCTGGCTGGAAAAGGCTGGATCGATCAGAGCATGGCTAGCTAGCAGAGCAGCCGTCATCAGAGTGTCAGAAGCTAATCCAGTTGGAGTTAATTGGTGCATTGTTTTCTCTTCTCTTTCAGCTTGGGGTATTAAtaacttgtttttggctttttttagTACGACCCTCTCGAGTTTAGTGAGTGAGGGAGAGGGACAGAGTTAGGCTTTGGTGACATCCACCTGTGCTTGTATATTGGTAGCAGTAGAGAATTTATTCCACTTCACTGGTGTGAGTGCTGACTGCTGCCGATCTTTCCGCCAGCTTAAGCCATTTGTTTTCTCCGGGATTTGTTTACGATAATGCTACTCTAATCATCAGCCGGTGTGCTCCCAGCCTTGCTGTGCTCATGGCTCGTGAGCTGTTCTCCATCCCCTTTTGATAAGCTGAAATAGAAAACACGGCGTCCTTTGTTGCGATCACAAGAAAAGCAAGGCATGAATGAAGCCGTATAAAATTGCGTGAGTGGCAGCCTGGCAGGCGCACCGCCGGTGCCAGTGGCGCGCTTTGCTTTACCCGTTCCGGCAACATCATCATGTCGAGTGTTGAAGAAGGTTCAGCGAGGGGCGGCTTTCGGCTGACACACATGTCAAGACGTCGCCCACGTAAAATCATCGTACGGGCGGCGCTTCCGTGTGGGTGTGGACATGATGAAATATGAATGCGCAAGTGGGGTGGTGCGATGCGATTGGGTGGGTCGTTGTTACATGCGTGCGCGTGCCCACTACCAGTGTGAAGTTCCCATCAGCTTTTCTCCCTTCCACCGAGGATAACGGATTACCCGGGATGATAATAGACAGTGTTGAACATATGGTTGGTTTGTCCATGTATATTGTATACCTCCGCCCACCTCCTAATCATTGTATAGTTAAGATTATGCATCAATCAATACATCGTGTAGCATTGCCAAAACTCTCGTTTTTAACATGGTATCATACCTTGGATCCCAAACCCTaaccctctgccgccaccgccgccgcgaactcatcgccgctgccgccgctgcgaTCTCATCGCCGCTGCCGCACCACGCCGCCGCATCTCCACGCCGCTGCGCCGCGGCCTCCTCCACACATTTCCGCCTTCCCTCCCTAACCTAACCTCGCCGCCGCCCTTGCAACGCCGCCCCTCACCGCGCCGCCTCTGCCACGCCGCGCCGCCCTCCCCGCGTGCCGCCGCaccacctcccccctcccccctcggACCCATGGCTTCCCCCGGTTCCTCCGGCACCACCCGCACCAACCGCACCAACCCATTCGCTGGCCCCGACCCCGTCATCATCCGCGATCTCAACATCCTCGGGCGGGTTCCCGTTGTCCTCGATCATCTCACATCCACCTACTATGCCTGGAAGACGTACTTGTCCCTTGTGTTTCGTGAGTACAATCTCCGGGATCACATTGATGGCTCCATGGATTCCCGGTTCATGGAGGACGATGAGGAGTGGATGGCCATCGACACCACTCTCACCTGTTTGTTCTACACCACCATCTCGAAGGACCTCTTCCACACGGTGGTCTCTGCCGAGGATGATGCTCACGTCGTatggaccaagctcaacggcctcttcactgACAACACGCTCCAGCGAAAGGTTTTCTTGCACTGCGAGTTTTTTGGGTGCCAGCAGCACGACTCGCCCGTTGACGATTATTGCATGTGCCTCAAAAAGCTTGTTGACGAGCTCCGTGACCTCGGTGAGAAGGTCTCCGACGAGCTCCTTCTCAACACACTCATCGCCGGCCCGAACGACGATTTCGGGAACGCCACCTCCAGCATCCCCCTCATCACCAACCCGACTTTCCCAAGATCGTGGCGTACCTGAAGCTGGAGGAGAGGAGGATGCGGATGTCGCGTACACGGGCCACTCACACGGCCCTCACCAACGGTACCCGTGGCGGCACGCCGCCCACCGCCCCGGCCCCTCAGCCGCGGCCTGGACCGGCCCCTTCCATGCGCCACCGCCGCGCTGGTTCCCCTACCCGCAGTAGCAGCAGgctccgccaccgcccccgccgagGGTTGCAGTGGCCGTTGTGGCCGCGACAGCCACAAGCAACAGTAGCAGTAGCCGGCCGCCCAAGGCGGTGCGCCGCGCCACCCGCAGCAGCAGCTCCCGCCGGTGCCCTGGCAGGCCGGCCAGAACCCCTGGACAGGGGTCGTTTATGCGTACTCCATGCCCGTACCGCGCGCCCCCGTCCCCGGCTTCTTCTGCGCACGCCCGACCTCTCATCAGGCGCTCCACGCGGCTCCTCAGTCGTACGCGCCCACGCTGCCCTACGGCCCCTCCGCGGCCTATGGGGTGCCTTCGGCCGGTGGGTACCCACCGCTCCTCGCGGCGCCGCCTCCACAGCCGCAGCCGTCGGCGCCTTGGGACCCCGCGCTTCTAGCGGCCCTCTACACACTAGTCGAAAACATGGCTTTGGTTTGAGCCTgccaagcccattagtcccggttcagtcacgaaccgggacccatggggggcatgcgttccggttcgtgcgcccaggggcccggccgggcctcgggaggcatttgtcccggtttatgtggacccatttatcccggttctaggcacgaaccgggaccaatgagcctcgctcctggcccacagccattggtcccagttcgtgcctAGAACTGGGacaaaaggggggcctttagtcccggttcctgccgCAAactgggacaaatgagttgcctatatataccccctcgccggcgagcagagcagtccacactgctctgtttttttggccggcgaggggagggcatttgcgtgctctagctcacctcatatgcacatgaggtgttcgatgaaatgcccgagccacgctagttaagTTTTTTCCTTtcgaagctcgacctccgagctccatttttcccgagatttgtctaggtttagcggtccttcACGCCCCGTCCCCATCCTCACCACCGTCAATCGCCCCGCCGATCTTGTCGCCgacaccaccatgttgagcctcttgttcttatcttatttctgaaagaaaaaaaattcttactttagatagatacttgtctgattttcttacttttgacacacataattatatataatgcacgcagatgaaccggcaatagatgtacggtgacagacacacctctgagtacattaagggcgtgcatgaatttctcgaagtgaccgaggcaaacaagcagaatggttttatgtgttgtccatgccctaaatgtgggaatacgatgtcttactctaaccgaaaaatcctgcacacccacctgctttacaagggtttcatgccacactataatgtttggacgaggcacggagaaataggggttatgatggaagacggcgaagaagaagaggacggtgacaactatgtgccccctgaatacggtgatgctgcaacggggggagctgctgaagatcaagatgaaccagacaatgtgctcgatgatgctgcaacggggaagctgctgaagatcaagaggaaccagacgatgtgcccgatgatgatgatctccgtcgggtcattgttgatgcaaggacgcaatgcgaaagtcaaaaggagaagctgaagttcgattgcatgttagaggatcacaaaaaagggttgtaccccaattgcgaagatgacaacacaaatctcggtaccgtactggaattgctgcagtggaaggcagagaatgatgtgcctgacaaaggatttgagaaactactaaaaatattgaagaagaagcttccaaaggataacgaattgcccgacagtacgtacgcagcaaagaaggtcgtatgccctctaggattggaggtgcagaagatacatgcatgccctaatgactgcatcctctaccgcggtgcgtacaaggatttgaatgcatgcccggtatgcggtgcattgcggtataagatcagacgagatgaccctgattatgttgacggcgagccccgtaggaagagggttcctgcgagggtgatgtggtatgctcctataataccacggttgaaacgactattcagaaacaaagagcatgccaagttgatgcgatggcacagtgaggaccgtaagaaagacgggaagttgagagcacccgctgacgggtcgcagtggagaaaaatcgagagaaagtactgggctaaGTTTGCAGGTgaaccaaggaacatatggtttgctttaagcgcggatggcattaatcctttcggggagcagagcagcaatcacaacacctggcccgtgactctatgtatgtataaccttcctccttggatgtgcatgaagcggaagttcattatgatgccagttctcatccaaggccttaagcaacccggcaacgacattgatgtgtacctaaggccattagttgaaaaacttttacaactgtggaatggaaacggtgtacatgtgtgggatgagcacaaacaacaggaatttaacctgcacacgttgctgtttgtaaccatcaacgattggcccgctctcagtaacctttcaggacagacgaacaagggataccacgcatgcacgcactgtttagctgacaccgaaagtatatacctggacaaatgcaggaagaatgtgtacctaggccatcgtcgatttcttccgaccaaccatcaatgtcaaaagaaaggcaagcatttcaaaggcgaggcagatcaccggaagaagcccgccatgcgtaccggtgatcacatactttctatggtcaatgatttacacgcaatctttggaaagggtcccggcggactagctgttccgaatgacgccgaggggcgcacacccatgtggaagaagaaatctgtattttgggacctaccctactagaaagacctagaggtccgctctttgatcgacgtgatgcacgtgatgaagaacgtttgcgtgaacctgctaggcttcttgggcgtgtatgggaagacaaaagatacagctaagGCACGGGAgggcctgcaatgtttgcacgaaaaagacggcatgcctccaaagcggtatgaaggtcctgccagctatgctcttaccaaagaagagaaggaaatcttctttgaatgcctgcttagaatgaaggtcccgactggcttctcgtcgaatataaagggaataataaatatttcagagaaaaagttccagaacctaaagtctcatgactgccacgtgattatgacccaactgcttccggttgcattgatggagcttctaccggaaaacgtccgattagccattgtgaagctatgtgcattcctcaatgcaatctctcagaaggtgatcgatccagaaatcataccaaggctaaggagtgatgtggcgcaatgtcttgtcagtttcgagctggtgttcccaccatccttcttcaatatcatgatgcacgtcctagttcatctagttgacgagattgtcattctgggccccgtatttctacacaatatgtacccctttgagaggttcatgggagtcctaaagaaatatgtccgtaaccgcgctaggccagaaggaagcatctccatgggccatcaaatagaggatgtcattggCTTTTGTGTTgagttcattcctggccttaagaagacaggtctccctaaatcgtggtatgaggggagactggctagaaaaggcacgcttggaggggactcaataatatgcagggacggatattcttggtctcaagcacagtacacagttctacagaactctaccttggtgaccccgtatgtcaatgaacacaagaacagtctacgctccaaacatccggagcagtgcgacgactggattacatgtgaacacatcaggactttcagcagttggttggaaacacgtcttagaggtg
It encodes:
- the LOC119301109 gene encoding receptor-like protein 44; the encoded protein is MSQPSQHHHFPPFAVAVAVAAVLVLLSPPSAADPNDELCLSSLQESLSLRNWTKSFFTDPCDGFISKLQGVTCNNGRVYKLSLPGLSLAGSIPPELSNCTNLQSLDLSSNALSGAIPTELSKLLNLAVLNLSANALSGAIPRELASCAYLNVIDLHGNQLSGPIPDELGLLVRLSTFDVSYNRLSGPIPVLLANRSIAGGGGAVAAGTTARFNASSFAGNKDLYGYPLPPMRGHGLSVLAIVGIGLGSGLLSLVLSFSAVCIWLRSTDRTAATPGEEGKISHLMPAY